One genomic region from Paroceanicella profunda encodes:
- the dusA gene encoding tRNA dihydrouridine(20/20a) synthase DusA, with protein MKKKDLSVASRLSVAPMMDWTDRHCRFLHRLMSRHAVLYTEMITAAALIHGDRERLLRFDAAEHPVALQLGGSEPDALAEAARIGAAAGYDEINLNVGCPSDRVQSGAFGACLMREPELVARCVAAMIAAVPQVEVTVKCRIGVDAQDPEQVLPDFLARVADAGCGTFIIHARKAWLEGLSPKENRDIPPLDYDIVHRMKARFPRLRIELNGGITSLDTAADHLAAGLDGVMIGRAAYHDPGGILPGVDALVTGASAAGRGPEEAVLAMLGYIEAECAAGTRLNQITRHMLGLFTGRPGARQWRRILSEGAHLPGAGPELVRRALESVLSRAA; from the coding sequence ATGAAGAAAAAGGATTTATCAGTGGCCTCCCGCCTGTCCGTTGCCCCGATGATGGACTGGACGGACCGACACTGCCGCTTCCTGCACCGGCTGATGAGCCGGCATGCGGTGCTCTACACCGAGATGATCACCGCCGCGGCACTGATCCACGGGGACCGGGAGCGGCTGCTGCGGTTCGACGCCGCCGAACATCCCGTGGCCCTGCAGCTGGGCGGGTCGGAGCCCGATGCGCTGGCCGAGGCGGCGCGCATCGGGGCCGCGGCGGGGTATGACGAGATCAACCTCAATGTCGGCTGCCCGTCGGACAGGGTGCAGTCCGGCGCCTTCGGGGCCTGCCTGATGCGCGAGCCGGAGCTGGTGGCGCGCTGCGTGGCGGCGATGATCGCGGCGGTGCCGCAGGTGGAGGTGACGGTGAAATGCCGCATCGGGGTCGATGCGCAGGATCCGGAGCAGGTGCTGCCGGACTTCCTCGCCCGGGTGGCGGATGCGGGCTGCGGCACCTTCATCATCCACGCCCGCAAGGCCTGGCTGGAGGGGCTGAGCCCGAAGGAAAACCGCGATATTCCGCCGCTGGATTACGACATCGTTCACCGGATGAAGGCACGATTTCCCCGGCTGCGGATCGAACTCAACGGCGGCATCACCTCGCTCGACACTGCGGCGGACCATCTCGCCGCCGGGCTCGACGGGGTGATGATCGGACGCGCGGCCTATCATGATCCCGGGGGCATCCTCCCGGGCGTCGACGCGCTGGTCACCGGCGCGTCGGCGGCGGGGCGCGGGCCGGAGGAGGCCGTGCTGGCCATGCTCGGCTATATCGAGGCGGAATGTGCCGCCGGCACGCGGCTGAACCAGATCACCCGGCACATGCTGGGCCTGTTCACCGGCCGGCCGGGGGCGCGGCAGTGGCGGCGGATCCTGTCGGAGGGCGCGCATCTGCCGGGCGCAGGGCCGGAACTGGTGCGCCGGGCGCTGGAGAGCGTGCTGAGCCGCGCCGCCTGA
- a CDS encoding site-specific integrase encodes MREGTSYHETKTFDRRPAATAWIKKREKELAKPGALEGLNACDPPLCKAIERYTEETVKDIGRTKAQVLRTIATYPIADLPCSTIKSKDIIEFLQSLPGQPQTVGNYASHLASIFAIARPMWDFRLDDREMRDAITVARRMGIISRSAQRNRRPTLDELDRLLTYFIDRRQRAPQAMPMHKVIVFALFSTRRQAEITRLTWDDFQKEHKRILLRDMKHPGEKLGNDTWVDLPQEAIQIIDSMRKSKAEIFPYSPDAITANFTRACKLLGIEDLHFHDLRHEGISRLFEIGWNIPHVAAVSGHRSWTSLKRYTHIRESRDKYADWLTLRHAINQE; translated from the coding sequence ATGCGAGAAGGAACCTCCTATCATGAGACGAAGACCTTTGATAGACGCCCTGCGGCAACCGCCTGGATAAAGAAGCGCGAGAAAGAGCTAGCAAAACCTGGTGCGCTGGAAGGGCTGAACGCATGCGACCCTCCGCTGTGCAAAGCGATCGAGCGCTACACTGAAGAGACGGTGAAGGACATCGGTCGCACAAAGGCGCAGGTCCTCAGGACCATCGCCACCTACCCGATCGCCGATCTGCCCTGTTCCACCATCAAGTCGAAGGATATTATCGAGTTTCTTCAGTCACTGCCCGGACAACCGCAAACAGTCGGGAACTACGCGAGCCATCTCGCCTCCATATTCGCCATAGCACGACCGATGTGGGACTTTCGCCTGGATGACCGGGAAATGAGAGACGCGATCACGGTCGCGCGCCGCATGGGGATCATCTCCCGTTCCGCGCAGCGAAACCGACGACCCACCCTTGATGAACTCGACCGGCTGCTGACCTACTTCATTGATCGGCGCCAAAGAGCGCCCCAGGCCATGCCCATGCACAAGGTGATCGTTTTCGCTCTCTTCTCGACGCGCCGACAGGCAGAGATCACCCGTCTCACCTGGGATGACTTCCAGAAGGAGCACAAACGCATTCTGCTCCGTGACATGAAGCATCCCGGCGAAAAGCTCGGCAACGATACTTGGGTGGATTTGCCCCAGGAGGCCATTCAGATCATCGACAGTATGCGCAAGAGCAAGGCTGAGATTTTCCCCTACTCTCCGGACGCGATCACGGCCAACTTCACACGCGCTTGCAAGCTGCTCGGGATCGAAGATCTGCACTTCCACGATCTGCGCCACGAAGGCATTTCGCGGCTGTTCGAGATAGGTTGGAACATTCCCCATGTCGCAGCGGTCAGCGGACACAGGTCATGGACAAGCCTAAAGCGTTACACGCACATACGAGAAAGTCGCGACAAATATGCAGACTGGCTGACCCTGCGACACGCTATCAACCAAGAGTAA
- a CDS encoding SDR family NAD(P)-dependent oxidoreductase: protein MANIPSHAGRYALVTGGNGYPIGDISGLGYHTALQLARAGADVTIASRKADRGAEAARLIREAAPDSEVRFEQFDLTDLASVNAFTERMTSEGRPIDMLVNNAGVMGRLSMELSVDGHERVFATNTLGHFAMTGQLMPLMRDGPETRVVWVSSSRAAREPLDFETMRLPDPYDYGAAYNYTKLAAMELAIEMERRSRAAGWAITSVAAHPGVARTHLIPDGPGPNSMEGRRLRTMGAMFPPAEEGAVPLLFATTWPEAQGGHYYGPTGGPMRSGPPGENDMREAALDPEASAALWTWLEELSGVKYG, encoded by the coding sequence GTGGCGAACATCCCGTCCCATGCGGGGCGGTATGCTCTCGTGACCGGCGGCAATGGGTATCCGATCGGCGATATCAGCGGCCTAGGCTATCATACGGCGCTGCAGCTCGCGCGGGCGGGTGCGGATGTAACGATTGCCTCCCGCAAGGCGGATCGCGGCGCCGAGGCCGCCCGCCTCATCCGCGAGGCCGCGCCGGACTCGGAGGTTCGGTTCGAACAGTTCGACCTAACCGATCTGGCCTCGGTGAACGCCTTTACCGAGCGCATGACCAGCGAGGGCAGGCCCATCGACATGCTGGTGAACAATGCCGGCGTGATGGGGCGGCTCTCGATGGAGTTGAGCGTCGACGGCCACGAGCGGGTGTTCGCGACCAACACGCTGGGACATTTCGCGATGACGGGGCAGCTGATGCCGCTGATGCGCGACGGGCCGGAAACCCGCGTGGTCTGGGTGTCGAGTTCCCGCGCAGCGCGTGAGCCTCTGGATTTCGAGACCATGCGGCTGCCAGACCCCTACGATTACGGCGCCGCCTACAATTACACCAAGCTCGCCGCCATGGAACTGGCGATCGAGATGGAGCGGCGGAGCAGGGCGGCGGGCTGGGCCATCACCAGCGTCGCGGCCCACCCCGGCGTGGCGCGGACGCACCTTATCCCCGACGGCCCCGGACCCAACAGCATGGAGGGGCGGCGCCTCAGGACCATGGGCGCGATGTTCCCCCCGGCCGAGGAGGGCGCGGTGCCGCTTCTTTTCGCGACTACTTGGCCCGAGGCGCAGGGCGGCCACTACTACGGACCGACCGGCGGGCCAATGAGAAGCGGCCCGCCGGGAGAGAACGACATGCGCGAGGCGGCGCTCGATCCCGAGGCGAGTGCCGCGCTGTGGACCTGGCTCGAGGAGCTCAGCGGGGTCAAATACGGCTGA
- a CDS encoding AraC family transcriptional regulator, which yields MSQALDETTRQGPARTGRTPAWLMSAALDFIESRGGGQGRFSTPLPGIHIVRAFQDRLPIHNLYKPSLCVVLRGNKEIYFGDTCLHYAEMQCLLVSAEIPASGRMVGASVADPYIGVMIDFDVAELRDVLGKIDSPPVPPVEPGPCVFVGEVDQFLADCVARLCRMTMMPDPVPVLYPAAMRELYYFLLTGPYGSEVAKIALPETYAERIARSIHFIRGHYNETLRVEDLARKCGMSSSSFYHHFKEITSMSPVRYQKHLRLIEARRLMVSEGASVSQAAHHVGYESASQFSRDYGRTIGCPPKRDVANFKALLAAGSR from the coding sequence ATGTCTCAGGCTTTGGACGAGACCACCCGGCAGGGCCCGGCCCGGACCGGGCGCACACCGGCTTGGCTAATGTCGGCTGCTCTCGATTTCATCGAGTCGCGGGGCGGCGGCCAGGGCCGGTTCAGCACGCCGCTTCCCGGTATCCACATCGTGCGCGCATTCCAGGACAGGCTGCCCATCCACAATCTCTACAAGCCGTCGCTCTGCGTCGTGCTCAGGGGCAACAAGGAAATCTACTTCGGCGACACCTGCCTGCACTATGCCGAGATGCAGTGCCTTTTGGTGAGCGCCGAGATCCCCGCCAGCGGCAGGATGGTGGGTGCATCCGTCGCCGACCCCTACATCGGGGTGATGATCGACTTCGACGTCGCCGAACTCAGAGACGTGCTGGGCAAGATCGATAGCCCGCCGGTGCCGCCCGTCGAGCCGGGGCCGTGCGTCTTTGTGGGAGAGGTCGATCAATTCCTCGCGGATTGCGTCGCCCGGCTGTGCAGGATGACCATGATGCCGGACCCGGTACCCGTGCTCTACCCGGCTGCGATGCGCGAGCTCTATTATTTTCTTCTGACCGGACCCTATGGCAGCGAGGTGGCGAAGATCGCGTTGCCCGAGACCTATGCCGAACGGATTGCCCGGTCCATTCACTTCATCCGCGGCCACTACAACGAAACCCTGAGGGTTGAGGACCTCGCGAGGAAGTGCGGCATGAGTTCGTCTTCGTTCTACCATCACTTCAAGGAGATAACCTCGATGAGTCCGGTCCGGTACCAGAAGCACCTGCGGCTGATAGAGGCCCGCCGGCTGATGGTTTCGGAGGGCGCGAGCGTTTCTCAGGCCGCGCATCACGTCGGCTACGAGAGCGCGTCGCAATTCAGCCGGGACTATGGCCGGACCATTGGATGTCCGCCAAAACGGGACGTCGCGAACTTCAAGGCGCTGCTCGCCGCCGGATCAAGGTGA